The segment AAACATTCTCCCTCCAAAACTTGATCCTTGCCACCAACACCACCAAGCAGAAACTAAATAGACTTGTAACCCAAAAGCCACTAAAAAACTACTCACTAAAATGGGTAATTTTCGGATCATTAATATTAACCCAACCATAGCCAAAAATAAAATAGGATGCCAGAAAAAAAGTCCCCGATGTCCTGAAAATAAAACATTAATAATTTGTGGTTTTAACCAATTAAAACTTGATCCATAACCGCCTGCTGCCCCTTCTTGTAGGTAAGGAATATTAAAAAAACTGCCATATTGCCATTGATAAATCAGAATTTGGGGAAGCTGCATTAAACAAGCCATCAATCCAATAATCATTAATGGGATAATATCTTCAAGGGTAATCAGATCTTTTAGTTGATTACTTTTAGCTTCCTTTCTTCGTTGAATTATTCGACTCATAATTTCCCAAATAATCATCAAAACAGGAACACTAAAAAACAAAATATCTTGAGGACGAACTAAAGCTCCTAATCCTAGAATAAGCCCTAATAAAATTTGATTACGGGGTTGTTTTATCCAGTTTGTTGCAATACAAACGTAAAGAAAAATAGAAATTAAAAATTGAGAAACGGCATGAGACATAGAAGCTTCAAGAGTTAGGTAAAAACTCAAAGGAGAAGCAAACCATACACCTGCAACGGCTAAAATAGAAGCTATTGGACTAAAAAATAATCGCGCAGCTTTATAACAAATAACCAGTCCCGCAATACCTAACCCAATACTCCCTAAACAATAGAATAATTCATAGGGCCAAGTCAGTCCATTGGGAGTAACATCTACTCCCAAGGTATTTAACAATAATGTAGCTAAATGTCCGACAGCAAAAAAGGGAGAGAGTACCAATCCCATGCCCAAGGTATACTTGCTATATTCAGGAATCGCTTTATCTACCCGAACACCTCCCCCAAAATTAGAAGCAGAATGGGATAAATATTCGTATTCATTAGCAATACGGAGATCTCCGTCAAAAATCAAAGAACGAAGGGGAGTATAATAACCAATGCCATCCCCGTAGACCCCAAAACCCACTAGAATAAAATTGAGGAGGAAAACGCCAAGAGTCAAGCCGATTCCTAACCAGAATAACCGTTTTACCCAAAAGATAGCGATATCCCCGTCTGTCCCTTGCACCATTGCCCTAACCTAGTTGTATTGCATAGTTATTAGTTATAACTGATCGAGAGTTTCTTTTCTGATGTTCCCGATAGTTGAGGGAATGATAAAAAAAACTGATACAAACGTAACTTTTTTCTAATCTTTTAATTCCCATTTTCTTAAACTCGATTTATCCTAAAGAATATAGCCAGTTCATTCACTTGCCAAAGCTCTATGCCCCAAAGCTTCTAAAATCTTCCGTGGACTGGTATTATTGTAGATTAATCTCATTGCGTGGTAATGAAAGAAGTAGAACAGTATTACAGAGTCTTGGGATTAGAGATAGGCGCATCCTTAGAGGAAATTAACCAAGCGTATCGGGATTTGGCGTTTATTTGGCATCCCGACCGGCTACCTAAGGATAACGAACGATTATTAGCCAAAGCAGTCGCAAAACTGCAAGAATTGAACCACGCGCGGGAACAACTGAAATCTCGTCAACCTCGTCAACCCCGTCCTTCTACTCATCAAAGGACTCATTCTGTTACCACACCCCAAACCACTGCCTATTCTCAATCCTACAATGATTATCCCCGCGATCGCTATTCTAATCATCATTCTAGCTATCAGGAAACTTCTCATCATTCCTATGCTCACCAGACTTACAACACTCCTAATTCATCGTCCCAACGCCCCTATTATCGTGATTTAACCGGGGCTGATTTACAGGGGGCTAATTTGAAAGAAAAAGATTTATCGGGACGTAAATTAATTCAAGCGAACTTGAGTTATGCAGATTTAAGTGATAGTTTCTTACATAAAGTCAATTTAGAAGGGGCTAATTTATTTCGCGCTAATCTATTTCGCGCTAATTTATTACAAGCGAATTTACGTCAAGCAAATTTACAAGAAGTTAATTTAATTGGCGCAGATTTATCGGGTGCGGATTTATCAGGCGCAGATTTAACAGGGGCTAAAGTCAGTTCAGGAAATCGCATTATGGTAAAGTTAACAGGAGTCATTTTAAAAGGGGCAATTTTACCTGATGGAACCCTGCATCGTTAGATAAGATTAAGGCTAAAAATCGATGAGATAGGATCGCTATTGATCAATTAATTCATCAAGTGATATCCAGAAATAGAACCAGAACGAGAATTAATTGTTACCTTAAGTCAATTTAGAGTGAGGGTAGAATTAGAACCGAGATATTTACTTATTAAGCTTCAGATAATTGAGCTAATAAAGATAGCCAGGCTATAAGGATTCAAAAAGCGATAGAGCAAGGTTGATTTTTTCTTGACAAAACTTTTATGATTGTGGTGAGAAAATTAGTCTATAAAAACAAACAAATTTGACTTCATTGTGAAAAACTCCCTTAAGATTAATCTAAGCCCTTCCCCTGCAACCGAAACCGATGAGTTATTCTCTCAATTCCTCTCTCCTGAAGGTGCATTCATCATTTTAGGGGAACAATCCTCTGATACCCTAGTAATGCCCCTAGAACCCAATGCTAGTACGATGTTTGGACCGAGGGGGGCTTGTTTAATAGCCGAAAATGGTCCATTATGGGTGTCAGACACGGGACACCATCGCCTTTTGGGGTGGAAACAGCGACCCGAAACCGATGGACAGCCGGCCGACTGGGTTATCGGACAGCCAAACTTTCACCAGGAAGGCCAAAACGCCAAAGGAACTCCCGCAGCAAACACCGTTAGCGTGCCTACGGGAATCTGCCCCTGTGGAGAGGGGTTAGCGGTATCAGATGCTTGGAATCATCGCGTATTAATTTGGAAGAAATTACCCCAAGATAGCAATGTTCCGGCAGATATTGTCTTAGGTCAGGCCAATTTTAGTCAAAATCAACTCAATCGCGGGGAAATTGAAACGGCAGCCGATAGAATGCACTGGCCTTACGGGGTATTTTACCATCAAGGGCGGTTATTTGTTGCCGATACGGGTAACAGGCGGGTTTTGGTTTGGAATCAACTACCAGAAGTCAATGGACAACCAGCCGATTTTGTACTCGGACAGTCTGGGATGAATTTACGGGATGAAAATGGGGGAGGAACTCCTACTGCTGCAAGTATGCGTTGGCCTCATTCTTTGGCTATTTGGCAAGATAACTTAGTGCTTGCCGATGCGGGGAATAATCGTTTGATGATTTGGGATGGCATACCAACAGAAAATAATGCCCCTTGCAAGCTAGTTTTAGGTCAAAGAAATTTCCAAGATGTTGAATTAAATCAAGGGGTTTATTGGCCGTCTTCGAGTACTTTAAATATGCCCTATGGGGTAGCGGTTACTAATGATTGGTTAATCGCCGCAGATACGGCAAATTCTCGCTTATTAGGATGGACTGGGACAGTTGATACGGGAATTTCTGCCCAAGGTTTGATAGGTCAACCTCACTTTCGTAGCAAGGGTGAAAATGGTTCCTATGGTGCCCCAAATCGTCATAGTTTAAGTTGGCCCTATGGGATTACAATTTGTGGCAATACAGCTATTATTGCAGATTCGGGGAATAATCGGGTATTGCTGTGGTATCTTAATTCTTGAGATCATAGATAACAATAAAAGTTATCATAATTGCTTATAAGACTTAATTATGAGACTCTAAGAAGTCAATATTGATACCATTGATTATTTCTAATAAAAGCTATTTCCTCGTTATTAGGAAGGAGATCTTTATCAAGAAAAATCTTGGTAAGAGGATGCTGTTTGGCCACACAGAGATCTAATGCTTTACGCACTTTATTTAATCGGTAATTTCCTCGATGAATCATTTGAGCATCAAAGATTAGAATATCACCAACGTTTAACTCAATTAAAACAGTTCCAGGTAAGTCCTCACTGTTAGTATGTCCGTTAAGTTGAAAACGTACATTTTTCTCTAATTCAGAATCCCAACGTTGATGGGTTTCTGGTATGAGTTCAATTCCTTTCTCTGCAACTAAGGGAATACGAATATGTAAAAGACAGAGATTTTTTTGCTCTTTTTTTTGAATTGTATCGTCTATTGAACTGTATTGTAAATCTCGATGCCAATAAGGAGACTTACTCTTGTTATGAGAATTAAAAAATAGTTGAGTATTATGAAAAATGATTCCTTGATCAAAGATATTTTCGACTAAATTGGTTAGTTTTGGAGAAGCTATCAACTCAAAAAACTTAATTCTATCAAGACAATTATCTTGAAAATATTTAGGGTGTGTTAATGAGTGCATATTGATCAGTTCATCCCTGATTAAAGCATCCCTATTTTCTTTAAGCCACTGTTGATAAATTGGCTCAACACAAGACGTTATGTGATGGATTTCAGGTTGACTAAAAAAGTTCCTAATAATAACATAGCCTTGGATATTGAAATCATAGCTTAGGTTAATATAGTCTGGGATATTACTCATTTTTTTATCATGTTTTCTTTTTTTTAAACTGATTAGATTGATTTTTCTTGTATCTATATTCTTTACTTTGAATAACTTTAATCACGGGGTCATGGTATTCAGGAGGTATAATATCTTTTAAGTGAATTGCTCCATTTTCATACATAATATGTAATCTCCATCCCGATATTTTATCAATATAAGCTCGATAAACAGGTTCTTGATATCCGGTCACTTTGTGTAATTGAGTTTTAGGAAAGCTACGTTGTCTATGACATTCATTATCTTCTAATTCTGCTAAAGCTTCTAAAAATTTTTCCCGATATTCTGGAGGTAAAATCTTCCAAGCTTCACGAATAATTCCATATTCATCATATAAAGGTTTATCCCTCATTCTCAATATTCCTTATCTCATTTAACTGCTTTTGATAAAATGACTCCCGTAAACTTTTTAATACTCGATCAATATTGTTATGATAACAAATTCGTAACAAAGTCATTATTTTACGGTTAAAAATTGGATCATCTTCATAAAACAATAAAATTTTCAAAGTGTCGGTAACTCGTAAAACATACAAAGAAGATGTATATTGAGTTAACGGTTGACAAAGTTTTGTTAAATGCTTAAAAAGGTAAGAAAAATTATTTTCTTCTACTGCTTGTGTTATTCTTTCAAGCTTATTATTAATAGCTTTTTGTTCTAATGAACTAAAATTTGTTAAATCTTGTGTAAAATCTTCAGTTATTTCTATGATAAAAGATTCTTGTTCTTGAGAAAAAGTTGACTCAGCAATAATCATTTTGTTCTCTCCTTGATAAAACATTAATAATCATCAACACAAATTAACCCCCTCAATTCTAGCGAATCTTCTGGACTAGAATATAAGGGCTTAAATATTTTTAAGCCCTTACTAACATTAATTACTCATTGCCTTCAATGGGTGCAAACCCTTGACGCTGAATGTTTTCGGTGATATGACGAGGTTCGAGGAACTGTAACAAATAGTCAGGACCCCCTGCTTTTGACCCCACCCCAGACAGCTTGAAACCGCCAAAGGGTTGACGAGCGACGATCGCCCCTGTAATGGTACGATTGATGTACAGGTTGCCTACTTCAAACTCATTTTGGGCTCGTTCGATGTGTTCGGGACTGCGAGAGTACAACCCCCCAGTTAAAGCGTAGTCTGTCCCATTGGCTACTGCTAACGCTTCATCAAAGTTTTTCACCCGTATTACTGCAACCACAGGACCAAAAATCTCCTCTTGCGCGATGGTATCCGATGGTGACACATTACTAAAGATGGTGGGGCCGACAAAATAGCCGTTTTCGGGAGACTCCATCTGTAACGCTAGGGTTGACTGTTGTTTGCCGATTTCAATGTACTCCTGAATACGCTTTTGCGCCGTGGCATCGATAACCGGTCCGACTTGGGTAGAGGGGTGATCGGTGGGTCCGATATTTAGCGATCGCGTGGCCTCAACAAACCGTTCTAGAAATGCCTCGTAAACGGGGTCTAACACGATAATACGCGACGCAGCCGAACATTTTTGACCGGAATAGCCAAACGCGGAAAAGACTGCCCCTGCCACCGCTTGATCGAGATCGCAACTTTCATCGACAATAA is part of the Rippkaea orientalis PCC 8801 genome and harbors:
- a CDS encoding pentapeptide repeat-containing protein produces the protein MKEVEQYYRVLGLEIGASLEEINQAYRDLAFIWHPDRLPKDNERLLAKAVAKLQELNHAREQLKSRQPRQPRPSTHQRTHSVTTPQTTAYSQSYNDYPRDRYSNHHSSYQETSHHSYAHQTYNTPNSSSQRPYYRDLTGADLQGANLKEKDLSGRKLIQANLSYADLSDSFLHKVNLEGANLFRANLFRANLLQANLRQANLQEVNLIGADLSGADLSGADLTGAKVSSGNRIMVKLTGVILKGAILPDGTLHR
- a CDS encoding phytanoyl-CoA dioxygenase family protein is translated as MSNIPDYINLSYDFNIQGYVIIRNFFSQPEIHHITSCVEPIYQQWLKENRDALIRDELINMHSLTHPKYFQDNCLDRIKFFELIASPKLTNLVENIFDQGIIFHNTQLFFNSHNKSKSPYWHRDLQYSSIDDTIQKKEQKNLCLLHIRIPLVAEKGIELIPETHQRWDSELEKNVRFQLNGHTNSEDLPGTVLIELNVGDILIFDAQMIHRGNYRLNKVRKALDLCVAKQHPLTKIFLDKDLLPNNEEIAFIRNNQWYQY